The Macrobrachium rosenbergii isolate ZJJX-2024 chromosome 56, ASM4041242v1, whole genome shotgun sequence genome includes a region encoding these proteins:
- the LOC136836134 gene encoding uncharacterized protein yields MRHTEAGIGKFQTTQRRLAHIHVNIMGSLPHSEGYRYLMIIDRNSGWPEAVPVRQFTAESCVKALIDWVNGHGANFTTLWSSLATSLRTKLIHTTADNPEANSMVEQLHCSFKSTLTARCQGGSWRDGITVGLAGIQNSPTHSIQCIASRSTLQLSVDNTGRRFQDTTEPMTLPDIHRVLENKKRIRPQRP; encoded by the coding sequence atgaggcacACAGAGGCGGGGATAGGAAAATTCCAGACAACACAGCGACGACTGGCCCACATCCATGTCAACATTATGGGATCCCTTCCCCATTCTGAAGGGTACAGGTATCTCATGATCATTGACAGGAACAGCGGATGGCCAGAAGCAGTACCTGTAAGGCAGTTTAcagcagagagttgtgtgaaagcactAATAGACTGGGTCAACGGTCATGGAGCTAACTTCACCACCTTATGGAGCTCCCTGGCCACCAGCCtcaggacaaaactcattcacacaacagcagACAACCCAGAAGCAAACAGCATGGTGGAGCAGCTGCACTGCTCCTTCAAATCAACGCTCACCGCCAGATGTCAAGGTGGGAGTTGGAGAGATGGAATTACCGTGGGTCTTGCTGGGATTCAGAACAGCCCCACACACAGCATTCAATGCATTGCCAGCAGAAGCACTCTACAGCTAAGCGTTGACAATACTGGCAGACGATTTCAAGACACGACAGAACCCATGACTCTTCCAGACATCCATAGAGTattggaaaacaagaaaagaatacGTCCCCAGAGACCTTAA